TACTGCCTACTGCCTACTGCCTACTGCCTACTGCCTACTGCCTACTGCCTACTGCCTACTGCCTACTGCCTACTGCCTACTGCCTACTGCCTACTGCCTACTGCCTACTGCCTACTGCCTACTGCCTACTATCCCATGACCGTTCGCATCAATATCCACGAGAACGCCGGCACGATCATCATCGATCGGCCCGAGCGGCGCAATGCGTTGTCGCGTGACGTGCTGCGGGCGTTGGTCGAAGCATTCGGCGACTTGCACATGGAACGACGCGTGCGGGCCGTGGTACTAACGGGTGCGGGTTCGACCTTCTGCTCGGGCATGGACCTGGCCGAGATGCGCTCCACGAAGGAAAGCGACGATCCGCGCGCGCAGTGGCACGAGGATTCGGTGCTGTATCTCGAACTGCTCGAGACAATGTTGCACTTTCCCAAACCGATTATCGCCGCGGTTAACGGTCCGGCCGTCGCCGGCGGCGCAGGACTGGTGCTGGCCAGCGACATCGTGGTGGCGGCCGATAACGCGCGATTTGGTTTTCCCGAGGCGCGCCGCGGCATCGTGGCCGGGCTGGTCGCGCCGCTCTTGGTGTTTCGCATCGGGGCAGGCCATGCGGCGCATATGCTTTTGCGAGCGAACCTGATCGACGCGCAAGAGGCCTTCCGCCTGGGCGCGTTTCACGAACTGGTGCCGGCCGATCAGACCTGGGTGCGGGCCGTCGAGCTGGCCAAGGAGTGTGCTACAAGCGCGCCCGAGGCCTTGCTGCTCACCAAGCGGTTGCTCAATGAAACGATCGGCGAGCACTTGAGCACATTGTTAGCCGCCGGGGCCGCTGCAAGCGCCACCTCGCGCACCACCGAGGCTGCCGCGGAAGGCCTGGCCGCGTTCTTGGAAAAGCGTTCGCCCAAGTGGCCGTGATCGAAGCGCTGAGCGGATTAATGGGCGGATAAGCGCGAAGGCCTTCGGAACGCGGGGGATTCTATTGCGCAAGCTCTTGCGATTGGTTCTTTCGTCGTCGATAGCGCACGAGACAAAGGGCGACGACGGCCGCTGCCATGGGCCCAAGGATCATGAGGAACCCGTCCCGCACGGCGATTCTCTGCCCAACCCGCTGACTTTCGGCAAAGGGGAGGGTAAAGGAGAGTCGGCGTAGGAGGAAATCAACCTGATAGGCTGACAAGATCAGCGCGCACGAGACGATTGCCAACGATGGCGTCGAGAGAGTGCGGCGCGCAGCATTCAAAACACGCGCCGCTACCCTGCCAAGCCGCGTTCCGTAAAGGGCCCATCCGATCACGGCAATCAGCGCAAACGGCGCATAACAAGCCACCGTCATGGCGACAGAGGGCGAGACATGGTACCTAGCAGCGAGTAATTGGCCAGCCCGCGTCGAAATGGCAATCCCGAGTGCCCCCAGATTCGTAAGCATATAGCCGGCTAGTATCCAAACCAGCCGATTGATCCAGACGGCCGCGCGGTCGATCTTGGCGAACTCCACGGCAATTTCCTGTGGCGAACCGAGGCGATGAACGGCGACGACGAGGGCTTCCTCGGTCGACAGGCCGTTCTTGCCCAGCGCAGCGACGGTGTCCCGCAGATGACTTTCCAACTCGTCGAGATCGTCATTCTGAACGCCGCTTTGCTGCTGCGCCACGCGCCACCGCGCGATGGCGGAATCTAGGTCGAACATGTCTCCGCTCCCCATAGCCTGCTAAGGGTTGTGTGAACTGCCATCCACTGGCGCCGTTCGGCGACGAGCGCCCGCGATCCGCGGCGGTTGACCTTATAGTATCGGCGCCGGCGACCTTCGTCGGACATCTTCCAAGTCGCCTTGATGAGCCCCTCTTTTTCAAGGCGGTGGAGCACCGGATAGAGCATGCCGTCGCTCCACGCCAGTTCGCCGCCCGATAGCGAACGGACGTCTTGAATGATGGCGTAGCCGTAGCTCTCGCCCTTCTCGAGGATGGCGAGCACCAATGGCCGCGCCGAGGCGGCTACCAGGTCTTTGCTGATCATCGCACTGCTCCGAGCTACTTCATGCCTTATACATAGAAGTACAATGTATGTCAAATAAACCCAATGGCGGCTGGAGCCATAGAGCCGGGCAAACGCCCTTTGAGTGACCTCGTCTCAGCGCTCATCTATTCGCGCTAGCGCCTCCTTGCTCAAACGTCCATCATGCAGCGCCGAGGCCACGAGCGCCGCGTCGCAGCCGCACGCCGCCATTTGCCGCAGGTCGCCCGGCCCGCGCACGCCGCCGCCGGCAATGATTTCGATTTGCGGATACTCCGCGCGTATCGCCTGGCAGAGGGCCAGGGTGCCAACGCCTTCACCCACGCCAACGTCGGCAAGGTCGAGAATGATCAAACGCCGCACGCCCGCGTCGATTACGGAAGCGGCAAGTTTAAGCGGCTCCGTCGCGCGCCATGCGCGGACGTTTGTCAGCGGCGTACCGCCTTTCAGGTCGAGGCTGAAGACCAGCCGCTCGGCGCCGATCGCACGTAACAGAGGAGCGATCGTGGCTGCGAGGTGCTGATCGTCCGCGCGGAGGACGCCATCGACGCACTCGGGCGCGAGACTTTCGAGCCCCACGATGACGCCGGCCAGCGGTTCTCCTGCCGCGCGAAAGTCCGCCAGCGATTGGGCGCGGCCGACGTCACCGACGCCGGCGTCGACCAACAGCCGCGCGCCCGTCGCTGCGATCTCTTCGTAGATGCCCCACGCCGGCTCGCTGCCCGCGATGGCGTCGAGATCGGCGATATAGAACTCGGTCGTACGGTAGCGATCGACGATCGCACAGGCGACCACGGTTGGTTCTGCGCTCAAACAGAGCGTGCTTTCGATCGGCCGGTATTCGCTGCGGCGGCCGGCGACGCCGCGCACCACGACGCCATCCATGAGGTCAAGAACCGGGATGATGCGCATGCTGGCAATGCTCTACATCGGCACGGGTGCCTTGGCGGCCACGTCGCAGGCACGCCACAGGTACCAACTGGCTACCGAGCGGTACGGGCGCCAGCGCTCGCCATGTTCGAGGATGGCCGTTGGCTTCGGTAGTTCTTTATGGCCGTACGTGAGCATGAACCCCTTGCGCACACCCAGGTCCGAAATCGGCAGCACGTCGGGGCGGCCCAGACGGAACATGAGCAGCATCTCGACCGTCCACACGCCGATGCCGCGGACGCTTGTCAGCCGCTCGATGATCTCCTCGTCGCTCATCTTGTGCAGCTTGGCGACCGTGGGCACGACGCCATCAAGCGTCTTGGTCGCCAGGTCACGAAGCGCGGCGGCCTTGTTTCGCGACAGACCTACGGCGCGCAGCGCTTCGTCCTTGGCCGCCAGCAGCCGCTCGGGCGAAAGCTTTTTGCGTGTCCCAAAAGCGGCGATAGTGCGCCCATGGATTGTGGCCGCCGCCTTGCCCGAGAGCTGCTGGTAGACGATCGCCCGGGCGAGCGTCTGGAACGTATTGTCCATTTTGCGCTGCGTGAGATCGAGCGGTCCGACGCGGCGAATCAATTTCGCCATGTGCTTGTCGGCCCGGCCGATCGCGGCGATGGCCTGTGCGGGTTCGTAGCCAAGAGTCATGGAAGAAGTGCGGAGCGATGAGTGATGAGTGCGGAGGAATCGTTCATCAGCATCATATGCTTCGATTTCGTCGGTGGCTAATCCTGGCGCCCCTGACACCGGGCCGCATTGCTTAGAGACGCGGAGGGGCATGGAACGCGATAGGCCATGCCGAAGAGAGGATGAATCGGCCCTAGACCAGGCTTTCCTCGGTCATCTCGTCATGCTCGGGCGCAGGCTTCGCGGGCGTTGGCGGCGAATCGTGCTCAGGCCGCTTGCTCGGCGTTTGCTCGACCGAGAAACGGATGCCGATGCGATGCAAGAAGTTGCCGAACGAATCCAAGAGCACGTAGAACACCGGC
The nucleotide sequence above comes from Pirellulales bacterium. Encoded proteins:
- a CDS encoding enoyl-CoA hydratase/isomerase family protein; amino-acid sequence: MTVRINIHENAGTIIIDRPERRNALSRDVLRALVEAFGDLHMERRVRAVVLTGAGSTFCSGMDLAEMRSTKESDDPRAQWHEDSVLYLELLETMLHFPKPIIAAVNGPAVAGGAGLVLASDIVVAADNARFGFPEARRGIVAGLVAPLLVFRIGAGHAAHMLLRANLIDAQEAFRLGAFHELVPADQTWVRAVELAKECATSAPEALLLTKRLLNETIGEHLSTLLAAGAAASATSRTTEAAAEGLAAFLEKRSPKWP
- a CDS encoding HisA/HisF-related TIM barrel protein — translated: MRIIPVLDLMDGVVVRGVAGRRSEYRPIESTLCLSAEPTVVACAIVDRYRTTEFYIADLDAIAGSEPAWGIYEEIAATGARLLVDAGVGDVGRAQSLADFRAAGEPLAGVIVGLESLAPECVDGVLRADDQHLAATIAPLLRAIGAERLVFSLDLKGGTPLTNVRAWRATEPLKLAASVIDAGVRRLIILDLADVGVGEGVGTLALCQAIRAEYPQIEIIAGGGVRGPGDLRQMAACGCDAALVASALHDGRLSKEALARIDER
- a CDS encoding DNA-3-methyladenine glycosylase — protein: MTLGYEPAQAIAAIGRADKHMAKLIRRVGPLDLTQRKMDNTFQTLARAIVYQQLSGKAAATIHGRTIAAFGTRKKLSPERLLAAKDEALRAVGLSRNKAAALRDLATKTLDGVVPTVAKLHKMSDEEIIERLTSVRGIGVWTVEMLLMFRLGRPDVLPISDLGVRKGFMLTYGHKELPKPTAILEHGERWRPYRSVASWYLWRACDVAAKAPVPM
- a CDS encoding permease prefix domain 1-containing protein, translating into MAQQQSGVQNDDLDELESHLRDTVAALGKNGLSTEEALVVAVHRLGSPQEIAVEFAKIDRAAVWINRLVWILAGYMLTNLGALGIAISTRAGQLLAARYHVSPSVAMTVACYAPFALIAVIGWALYGTRLGRVAARVLNAARRTLSTPSLAIVSCALILSAYQVDFLLRRLSFTLPFAESQRVGQRIAVRDGFLMILGPMAAAVVALCLVRYRRRKNQSQELAQ
- a CDS encoding helix-turn-helix transcriptional regulator; this encodes MISKDLVAASARPLVLAILEKGESYGYAIIQDVRSLSGGELAWSDGMLYPVLHRLEKEGLIKATWKMSDEGRRRRYYKVNRRGSRALVAERRQWMAVHTTLSRLWGAETCST